The Micromonospora sp. M71_S20 genome has a window encoding:
- a CDS encoding YihY/virulence factor BrkB family protein yields MTTTEPGAVPTGQRRPRIPRRVRQLSWPTWRGVLVRSVRNFVKDNCADWAAALTYYGVLALFPSTIVVVALVGLVSNGEQTVDTVLDLARDMGAGSVVANEGFVGVVRGVVDQNDSASVLLSFGLLGALWSASGFIGAFTRASNAVYGVEEGRPVWKLRPMQIGLAAISLVLLAVVATGLIVSGPVTDAVGDLVNAGGLARTVWSVAKWPLLALIMMVLLSLLFWIAPNVRQPRFRWLTPGGAVALLAWALASFGFGLYVANFGSYDATYGSLGAVIAFLVWLYLSNSALMLGVQINAELQRGRVLQAGEPDADEPVLPPKTPATT; encoded by the coding sequence ATGACGACGACGGAACCCGGCGCGGTGCCCACCGGGCAGCGGCGACCGCGGATCCCCCGCCGGGTACGGCAGCTGAGCTGGCCGACCTGGCGCGGGGTGCTGGTGCGCAGCGTGCGCAACTTCGTCAAGGACAACTGCGCGGACTGGGCCGCCGCGCTGACCTACTACGGGGTGCTCGCGCTCTTCCCGTCCACGATCGTGGTGGTCGCCCTGGTCGGGCTGGTGTCCAACGGCGAGCAGACCGTCGACACCGTGCTGGACCTGGCCCGGGACATGGGCGCCGGCTCGGTGGTGGCCAACGAGGGCTTCGTCGGCGTGGTCCGGGGCGTGGTCGACCAGAACGACTCGGCCAGCGTGCTGCTGAGCTTCGGTCTGCTTGGTGCGCTCTGGTCGGCCTCCGGCTTCATCGGGGCGTTCACCCGGGCCTCCAACGCCGTCTACGGGGTCGAGGAGGGTCGGCCGGTCTGGAAGCTGCGGCCCATGCAGATCGGCCTGGCGGCGATCTCGCTGGTGCTGCTGGCGGTCGTCGCCACCGGGCTGATCGTCAGCGGGCCGGTCACCGACGCGGTGGGCGACCTGGTCAACGCCGGCGGGCTGGCGCGTACGGTGTGGAGCGTCGCCAAGTGGCCCCTGCTCGCGCTGATCATGATGGTGCTGCTGAGCCTGCTGTTCTGGATCGCGCCGAACGTCCGGCAGCCGCGGTTCCGCTGGCTCACCCCGGGCGGCGCGGTCGCCCTGCTCGCCTGGGCCCTCGCCTCCTTCGGCTTCGGCCTCTACGTGGCCAACTTCGGCTCGTACGACGCCACCTACGGCAGCCTCGGGGCGGTGATCGCGTTCCTGGTCTGGCTCTACCTGTCCAACTCGGCCCTGATGCTCGGCGTGCAGATCAACGCGGAGCTCCAGCGCGGCCGGGTGCTCCAGGCCGGCGAACCGGACGCCGACGAGCCGGTCCTGCCCCCGAAGACGCCGGCCACCACGTGA
- a CDS encoding DUF2795 domain-containing protein, with amino-acid sequence MERGSSKHGPRVDEQMSREVSGLVQGPGTGGSRVDESRVPEPAGEDQPEPTTAPAGELRTGAPKGMSSEDVERRSRLGRFITMAALPGDRETLIANARDNEAPADIVAELERLPDGTRYQTISEVWAALGHKNETTRW; translated from the coding sequence ATGGAACGTGGCAGCAGCAAGCACGGACCGAGGGTCGACGAGCAGATGAGCCGGGAAGTCAGCGGCCTCGTGCAGGGGCCGGGGACCGGCGGCTCGCGGGTCGACGAGTCCCGTGTGCCGGAGCCGGCGGGCGAGGACCAGCCGGAGCCGACCACGGCCCCGGCCGGCGAACTGCGTACGGGCGCGCCCAAGGGGATGAGCTCCGAGGACGTCGAGCGACGCAGCCGGCTCGGCCGGTTCATCACGATGGCCGCCCTGCCCGGTGACCGGGAGACGCTGATCGCCAACGCGCGGGACAACGAGGCACCGGCGGACATCGTCGCCGAACTGGAGCGGCTGCCCGATGGCACCCGATACCAGACGATCTCCGAGGTGTGGGCGGCGCTCGGCCACAAGAACGAGACGACGCGCTGGTGA
- a CDS encoding SRPBCC family protein — MSGVTEHVDVSVPVRTAYDQWTQFEDFPHFMEGVQEVRQLTDTMTHWTVEIAGVKREFDAEITEQLPDERVAWRSTGGTQQAGVVTFHRLDPDTTRVTLQLEFEPHGVVEQAGDKLGIVDRRAKGDLERFKQFIERRGQETGAWRGKVDRPQP, encoded by the coding sequence ATGAGTGGCGTTACCGAACACGTGGACGTCTCCGTCCCGGTGCGCACCGCGTACGACCAATGGACCCAGTTCGAGGACTTCCCGCACTTCATGGAGGGGGTCCAGGAGGTCCGGCAGCTGACGGACACGATGACCCACTGGACGGTCGAGATCGCCGGGGTGAAGCGCGAGTTCGACGCCGAGATCACCGAGCAGCTCCCGGACGAGCGGGTCGCCTGGCGCTCCACGGGCGGCACCCAGCAGGCCGGCGTGGTGACCTTCCACCGGCTGGACCCGGACACCACCCGGGTCACGCTCCAGCTCGAGTTCGAACCGCACGGCGTGGTCGAGCAGGCCGGCGACAAGCTCGGCATCGTCGACCGGCGCGCCAAGGGCGACCTGGAGCGGTTCAAGCAGTTCATCGAGCGGCGCGGTCAGGAGACCGGCGCCTGGCGCGGCAAGGTCGACCGCCCGCAGCCCTGA
- a CDS encoding sugar MFS transporter translates to MSTVRPRASLLLLAYLAFVSLGLPDGLIGVGWPSIRADFGVPTEAVGLVLTAGTAGYLTSSVLAGFTLARLGVGWLLAGSTLLASLALTGYALTPGLALMVGCALVLGLGSGAIDSGLNAYAAGAFGPRHMNWMHAFFGLGVALGPLIMTGALSAGLSWRWGYGLVAGAQLALAAAFALTVRAWRDRAPAREPAGSADGEAAGAPPAVTRVRETLRLPAVWLGASAFAVYVAIEVAAGLWAFLLLTEGRGLGAAVAGVCVSGYWGSLFVGRVVQGVVAERLGAAVVLRGSLVGMAVGAVLIALPAPAWVAVAGLFVVGFAAAPVFPLLTLTTAERVGAAHADRTIGLQIAAAGLGGALVPAGIGVLLGNTSVELLGPALVVLALGLIALHAASTRRPAPTPR, encoded by the coding sequence GTGTCCACCGTCCGGCCCCGTGCCTCGCTGCTCCTGCTGGCCTACCTCGCCTTCGTCAGCCTCGGCCTGCCCGACGGCCTGATCGGGGTGGGCTGGCCCTCGATCCGGGCCGACTTCGGCGTGCCCACCGAGGCCGTCGGCCTCGTGCTCACCGCGGGCACCGCCGGCTACCTGACCTCCAGCGTGCTGGCCGGCTTCACGCTGGCCCGCCTCGGCGTCGGCTGGCTGCTCGCCGGCAGCACGCTGCTGGCCAGCCTCGCGCTCACCGGTTACGCGCTGACCCCGGGGCTCGCGCTGATGGTGGGCTGCGCGCTGGTGCTCGGCCTGGGCTCCGGCGCGATCGACTCCGGCCTGAACGCGTACGCGGCCGGCGCCTTCGGCCCCCGCCACATGAACTGGATGCACGCGTTCTTCGGCCTCGGCGTGGCGCTCGGCCCGTTGATCATGACCGGTGCGCTCAGTGCCGGGCTCTCCTGGCGCTGGGGCTACGGCCTGGTGGCGGGGGCCCAGCTCGCGCTGGCCGCCGCGTTCGCGCTGACCGTCCGCGCGTGGCGGGACCGCGCCCCGGCCCGCGAGCCCGCCGGGTCCGCCGACGGGGAGGCGGCTGGCGCCCCGCCGGCCGTCACGCGGGTACGCGAGACGCTGCGCCTGCCGGCGGTCTGGCTCGGCGCGTCGGCCTTCGCCGTCTACGTGGCCATCGAGGTGGCCGCCGGCCTCTGGGCGTTCCTGCTGCTGACCGAGGGACGGGGCCTCGGCGCGGCCGTCGCGGGCGTCTGCGTGTCTGGCTACTGGGGGAGCCTGTTCGTCGGACGCGTGGTGCAGGGCGTGGTGGCCGAACGGCTGGGCGCGGCGGTGGTGCTGCGGGGCAGCCTGGTCGGGATGGCGGTCGGCGCGGTCCTGATCGCGCTGCCCGCACCGGCCTGGGTCGCCGTGGCCGGGCTGTTCGTCGTCGGGTTCGCCGCCGCCCCGGTCTTCCCGCTGCTCACCCTCACCACCGCCGAGCGGGTCGGTGCGGCGCACGCGGACCGGACCATCGGGCTCCAGATCGCCGCGGCCGGGCTGGGCGGCGCGCTGGTGCCTGCCGGCATCGGGGTGCTGCTGGGCAACACCTCGGTCGAGCTGCTCGGGCCGGCGCTCGTCGTGCTCGCGCTGGGCCTGATCGCCCTGCACGCGGCCAGCACCCGGCGGCCGGCCCCGACGCCCCGCTGA
- a CDS encoding TetR/AcrR family transcriptional regulator, whose product MTEQQVSGSRARTRQAIVDAAIEVWGRNPAASLGDIAAAADVGRTTLHRYFAERADLFGAVGVEAKARLDRATAQARMAEGTGASAVRRLCQEYFDLGSLLSLIFTEPETGAGSVDGGCDPDFVAMVERGHRDGTIDPELPEGWVQSLIWSQLYAGWAYLAETGASRHEVLRLILRTVDGAIAVKPD is encoded by the coding sequence GTGACCGAGCAGCAGGTGTCCGGCAGTCGCGCCCGGACCCGCCAGGCCATCGTCGACGCGGCGATCGAGGTGTGGGGGCGCAATCCCGCCGCCTCCCTGGGCGACATCGCCGCCGCCGCCGACGTGGGGCGTACGACGCTGCACCGCTACTTCGCCGAGCGCGCCGACCTGTTCGGGGCGGTCGGCGTCGAGGCCAAGGCCCGGCTTGACCGGGCGACCGCCCAGGCGCGGATGGCCGAGGGCACCGGTGCGTCGGCCGTGCGTCGGCTCTGCCAGGAGTACTTCGACCTCGGCAGCCTGCTCTCGCTGATCTTCACCGAGCCGGAGACCGGTGCCGGTTCCGTCGACGGCGGATGCGACCCGGACTTCGTCGCGATGGTCGAACGCGGGCACCGCGACGGCACCATCGACCCGGAGTTGCCGGAGGGGTGGGTGCAGAGCCTGATCTGGTCCCAGTTGTACGCCGGTTGGGCCTACCTGGCCGAGACCGGTGCCTCCCGGCACGAGGTGCTGCGCCTGATTCTGCGTACCGTCGACGGCGCGATCGCGGTCAAGCCGGACTGA
- a CDS encoding ABC transporter ATP-binding protein, producing MTSSTPALPRLRTLASFLVPHRRTMLLGLVLGLAANAAGLATPMVTKWVLDTLGAGESMARPIGALLALVVVGAAVSLWQWRLLGTLAEHIVLDARAAIVRHYFRARVDDLRRRSTGELVTRATSDTQLLREASGSIVGLVNAGIALVGTLVLMGVLDPFLLGCTLAAVLVVAAIMGALMPRIAKAQAAAQESTGALGGALEGALRAIRTVKASRAEARLTERIVADARQAAAHSVRAARVTASVWTIAWTGIQLAVIAILGIGAWRAEHDLLEISSLIAFLLYTFQLMGPITELTQNTTALQAGIAAAGRIREVETIATEPAGPAPAPADRAPAPDAEQPVLVFRGVTARYGPEAPPAVRDIDLAVPRRGHTAIVGPSGAGKTTLFSLILRFLEPERGQLLLDGRPYAAHGHDQVRARLAYVEQETPVVPGTIRDNLRFTHPDATEEEIRAVLRAVRLDDKIDSLPEGLDTSLSSTEVSGGQRQRIALARAMLRTPDVLLLDEATAQVDGLTEAALQECVRQRAAAGAVLTIAHRLSTVLDADRIVVMEHGRIRAQGTHSELLAGDDLYRRLVEALRIAAEERPVAAH from the coding sequence ATGACTTCTTCCACCCCGGCGCTCCCCCGTCTGCGCACGCTCGCCTCGTTCCTCGTTCCGCACCGGCGCACGATGCTCCTCGGCCTCGTGCTGGGGCTCGCCGCCAACGCGGCCGGGCTCGCGACGCCGATGGTCACCAAGTGGGTCCTGGACACGCTCGGCGCCGGCGAGTCGATGGCCCGCCCGATCGGCGCCCTGTTGGCGCTCGTCGTCGTCGGCGCGGCCGTCTCGCTGTGGCAGTGGCGGCTGCTCGGGACGCTCGCCGAGCACATCGTGCTCGACGCGCGGGCCGCGATCGTCCGGCACTACTTCCGGGCCCGCGTCGACGACCTGCGACGGCGGTCCACCGGCGAGCTGGTCACCCGGGCCACCTCCGACACCCAACTGCTGCGCGAGGCGTCCGGCAGCATCGTCGGCCTGGTCAACGCCGGCATCGCCCTGGTCGGCACGCTCGTGCTGATGGGGGTGCTCGACCCCTTCCTGCTCGGCTGCACCCTGGCCGCCGTGCTGGTCGTCGCGGCGATCATGGGCGCGCTGATGCCCCGCATCGCCAAGGCGCAGGCCGCCGCGCAGGAGTCGACGGGCGCGCTGGGCGGCGCGCTGGAGGGGGCGCTGCGCGCGATCCGTACGGTCAAGGCCAGCCGGGCCGAGGCCCGGTTGACCGAGCGGATCGTCGCCGACGCCCGGCAGGCGGCGGCGCACAGCGTACGGGCCGCGCGGGTGACCGCCTCGGTCTGGACGATCGCCTGGACGGGGATCCAGCTCGCGGTGATCGCGATCCTGGGCATCGGTGCCTGGCGGGCCGAGCACGACCTGCTGGAGATCTCCAGCCTGATCGCCTTCCTGCTGTACACGTTCCAGCTGATGGGGCCGATCACCGAGCTGACCCAGAACACCACGGCGTTGCAGGCGGGGATCGCGGCGGCGGGACGGATCCGCGAGGTCGAGACCATCGCGACCGAGCCGGCGGGCCCGGCACCCGCCCCGGCGGACCGCGCGCCGGCGCCCGACGCGGAGCAGCCGGTGCTCGTGTTCCGCGGGGTCACCGCCCGGTACGGGCCGGAAGCGCCCCCGGCGGTGCGGGACATCGACCTGGCCGTGCCCCGGCGGGGGCACACCGCGATCGTGGGGCCCTCGGGAGCCGGCAAGACCACGCTCTTCTCGCTGATCCTGCGCTTCCTCGAGCCCGAGCGGGGGCAACTGCTGCTCGACGGCCGCCCGTACGCGGCCCACGGGCACGACCAGGTGCGGGCCCGGCTGGCGTACGTCGAGCAGGAGACGCCGGTGGTGCCCGGCACCATCCGCGACAACCTGCGGTTCACCCACCCCGACGCCACGGAGGAGGAGATTCGGGCGGTGCTACGCGCCGTCCGGCTCGACGACAAGATCGACTCGTTGCCGGAGGGACTGGACACGTCGCTGTCGTCGACGGAGGTGTCCGGCGGGCAGCGCCAGCGCATCGCCCTGGCCCGGGCCATGCTGCGTACCCCCGACGTGCTGCTGCTCGACGAGGCGACCGCGCAGGTCGACGGGCTGACCGAGGCGGCCTTGCAGGAGTGCGTCCGGCAGCGCGCGGCGGCCGGCGCCGTGCTGACCATCGCGCACCGGCTCTCCACGGTGCTCGACGCCGACCGGATCGTGGTGATGGAGCACGGCCGGATCCGGGCCCAGGGCACCCACTCCGAGCTGCTGGCCGGCGACGACCTCTACCGCCGCTTGGTCGAGGCGCTGCGCATCGCGGCCGAGGAGCGCCCGGTAGCGGCGCACTGA